One part of the Candida albicans SC5314 chromosome R, complete sequence genome encodes these proteins:
- a CDS encoding signal peptidase complex catalytic subunit (Ortholog(s) have peptidase activity, role in protein targeting to ER, signal peptide processing and signal peptidase complex localization) produces the protein MNIRQQITQFLSLAYVFSSAFMLWKTLSVIANSHSPIVVVLSGSMEPAFQRGDILFLWNRDHQQKVGDIVVYEIDGKSIPIVHRVLREHHNSEKQLLLTKGDNNAVDDLSLYAKKQQYLNQKQDLVGTVKGYLPFIGYVTILISENVYFKYGMLGLLGLSSLFSNE, from the coding sequence ATGAATATTCGTCAACAAATCACTCAATTTTTATCACTTGCATATGTTTTTTCATCAGCATTTATGTTATGGAAAACTTTATCGGTGATAGCCAATTCTCATTCCCCCATAGTTGTTGTATTATCAGGATCAATGGAACCAGCTTTCCAAAGAGGtgatatattatttttatggAATAGAgatcatcaacaaaaagttGGTGATATAGTTGtttatgaaattgatggGAAATCTATTCCGATTGTTCATCGAGTTTTAAGAGAACATCATAATCTggaaaaacaattattattaaccAAGGGGGATAATAATgctgttgatgatttatcattatatGCTAAAAAGcaacaatatttaaatcaaaaacaagatTTGGTGGGTACCGTGAAAGGATATTTACCATTTATTGGATATGTGACCATTTTAATTAGTGAAAATGTATATTTTAAATATGGTATGTTAGGATTATTAGgattatcatcattattttccAATGAATAG
- a CDS encoding phosphopantothenoylcysteine decarboxylase complex subunit (Ortholog(s) have phosphopantothenoylcysteine decarboxylase activity, role in coenzyme A biosynthetic process, response to salt stress and CoA-synthesizing protein complex, phosphopantothenoylcysteine decarboxylase complex localization), whose protein sequence is MSQDSSDQRPPQSESLQTISSDNTTTTTKHTEKRISETKLENGNHCLSDIARGHNPSSIKGNGSTKNSVASGIKVNTNSASGIAPPTKILTNSSKEVTSPVLQNSNTPILGSANTSGTNIPVRNQSVSFSDIDNQERSRRFTISAKPSTVNVPQEVQLPQSSRHPSSAAPSRQSSVKTKRVTSPVNSGEGNVYNDVLTFMTNHSHGKLNTALPSNVHVGAIRSDNSSPITPEGAIDPGFNFDYNKNSLNRIASPSPPPFSRSNGSSSTSSPKRSKTPNTQEPVPPQEPITTTEKLISEPSSQSAIKPLPSSQIVQPIKITGTGSANSSRRGSLKKSNKTIVSSPIGPPVPFQQFLSKQDDGKFHILLACTGSVATIKVPLIIDKLFQIFTTSKISIQLVLTKSSSHFLRGCKIHEDVKIWRDEDEWANFSDAYNSASTTVCSTMGNDGLNVVNKKPKNPFEKLILHNELRKWADIMLIAPLSANTLAKIANGIADNLLTSIVRSWCPSTFQQVKKPIIVAPAMNTFMYTHPITAKQLNIISSPDFGIEVLKPVEKILVCGDIGMGGMREWAEIVDVLRRRVHSIKAEQKKLLDEEQRLNEEEEEEEEDDDNDEEGDDDDDDDDDDDDDDDDDDDDDDDDDDDDDDDDVEEDNEEEDVDDTNKRKLVRNNTSNSEELPKKDDDEMIFEITDQEQSEQDDEGEIVTNESRTISPVPSHRQQKIKIPKETQNLI, encoded by the coding sequence ATGTCCCAAGATTCTTCAGATCAGCGACCACCACAATCTGAGTCATTACAAACAATATCCTCAGACAataccactactactactaaacATACAGAAAAGCGTATTTCTGAAActaaattggaaaatggTAACCATTGTTTGTCGGATATAGCACGGGGTCATAACCCATCAAGCATCAAAGGAAATGGGTCTACAAAGAATCTGGTTGCCAGCGGTATTAAGGTAAATACCAATAGTGCTAGTGGTATTGCACCACCAACGAAAATTCTaaccaattcttcaaaagaAGTTACATCGCCAGTTTtacaaaattcaaatactCCAATACTCGGATCAGCAAATACTAGTGGGACCAATATACCTGTAAGAAATCAAAGTGTATCGTTTTCTGATATAGACAATCAAGAACGTTCCCGTCGATTTACAATATCAGCAAAACCATCAACTGTTAATGTACCACAAGAAGTTCAACTACCACAATCGTCACGACACCCTTCCTCGGCTGCACCATCGAGGCAATCATCAGTAAAGACTAAAAGAGTTACATCTCCAGTTAACAGTGGTGAAGGGAATGTGTATAATGATGTGTTGACTTTTATGACCAATCATAGTCATGGCAAATTAAACACCGCATTACCATCAAATGTTCATGTCGGCGCAATCAGAAGTGATAACTCTTCACCTATAACACCTGAAGGAGCTATTGATCCAGGgtttaattttgattataacaaaaattcattaaatagAATTGCTAGTCCTAGTCCACCTCCATTTAGTCGTTCAAACGGGAgttcttcaacttcatcGCCAAAAAGAAGCAAGACACCAAATACACAGGAACCCGTACCACCACAGGAACCTATAACTACAACAGAGAAATTGATATCAGAACCTTCTTCACAATCAGCAATAAAACCATTACCTAGTAGTCAAATTGTTCAACCAATTAAGATTACTGGAACTGGAAGTGCCAATTCCTCACGTCGTGGATCTTTAAAGAAATCcaataaaacaattgtATCATCCCCCATTGGTCCACCAGTTccatttcaacaatttttatcaaagCAAGATGATGGgaaatttcatattttatTGGCTTGTACTGGTTCGGTAGCTACAATTAAAGTTCCATTGATTATTGATAagttatttcaaattttcactACATCGaagatttcaattcaattagtTTTAACCAAATCATCTAGTCATTTTCTTCGTGGTTGTAAAATTCATGAGGATGTTAAAATATGGcgtgatgaagatgaatgGGCCAATTTTTCTGATGCCTATAATTCTGCTTCTACAACAGTTTGTAGTACTATGGGTAATGATGGTTTGAATGTTGTCAATAAAAAGCCCAAGAATCCTTTTgagaaattgattcttCATAATGAATTGAGAAAATGGGCGGATATTATGTTGATTGCTCCATTATCTGCTAATACATTGGCAAAAATTGCTAATGGTATTGctgataatttattaacttCAATTGTAAGATCATGGTGTCCATCGACTTTCCAACAAGTTAAAAAACCAATTATTGTTGCTCCAGCAATGAATACATTTATGTATACTCATCCAATCACCGctaaacaattaaatataatacTGTCACCTGATTTTGGTATTGAAGTATTAAAAccagttgaaaaaattttggtttGTGGTGATATTGGTATGGGAGGTATGAGAGAATGGGctgaaattgttgatgttttAAGAAGAAGAGTTCATAGTATTAAGGCTGAAcagaaaaaattgttagATGAAGAACAAAGATTaaacgaagaagaagaggaggaggaggaggatgATGATAACGATGAAGAAGGtgatgacgacgatgacgatgacgatgatgatgatgatgacgatgatgatgatgatgacgatgatgacgatgatgatgatgatgacgatgatgacgatgtagaagaagataatgaagaagaggaTGTTGATGATACAAACAAGAGAAAACTTGTCAGAAACAATACCAGCAATAGTGAGGAATTACCTaaaaaagatgatgatgaaatgatatttgaaatcacTGATCAAGAACAAAGTGAACAGGATGATGAAGGTGAAATTGTTACAAATGAATCACGTACAATTTCTCCAGTTCCTTCACATCGTCAACAAAAGATTAAGATCCCTAAAGAAACTCAAAATCttatttga
- the ATO10 gene encoding Ato10p (Putative fungal-specific transmembrane protein; rat catheter and Spider biofilm induced): protein MSSGDSDSNSITSLKDIDGADTNSLNQPVSRVRTTGDGDEFVIIGNKKYYRHELMQAFGGTFDVGLHPPPKLKIGNPSPLGLCAFSITTLIMSLYGLNVKDIHNSNVVVGMAIFYAGTMQTLAGVWEFFVGNCCIIVAFDSNKEQIALPI, encoded by the coding sequence ATGTCAAGTGGAGATTCtgattcaaattcaatcacATCACTCAAAGATATCGATGGTGCTGATaccaattcattaaatcaACCAGTCAGTAGAGTTAGAACTACTGGTGATGGAGATGagtttgttattattggtaataaaaaatattatcgTCATGAATTAATGCAAGCATTTGGTGGTACATTTGATGTTGGTTTACatccaccaccaaaattaaaaattggtAATCCTTCACCATTAGGTTTATGTGCATTTTCAATAACTACTTTAATCATGAGTTTATATGGATTAAATGTTAAAGATATTCATAATAgtaatgttgttgttggtatgGCGATTTTTTATGCTGGCACAATGCAAACATTAGCTGGTGTTTGGGAATTTTTTGTGGGTAATTGTTGTATAATCGTGGCATTCGACTCAAATAAAGAACAGATTGCATTaccaatttaa
- the ATO9 gene encoding Ato9p (Putative fungal-specific transmembrane protein), translating to MFPFLDIQFKCKRTHVVQSSSNTNHWEDLLLLYDSNTFATTTMISYGTFFLSYGALYIPSFGIMKAYATVDPTLKELQNAIGFFLIAWAIFSFFMLLCTMKSVISLFVLFVFIFFTFFLQGIGFLLEHHGLIKAGNVFGILVTAAGLFNAWAGVATSTNSYFVIPITWLSRHHGK from the coding sequence ATGTTTCCATTCTTGGACATACAGTTCAAGTGTAAGAGAACACATGTCGTGCAAAGTAGCTCAAATACCAATCATTGGGAAGATTTGTTGCTACTATACGACAGTAATACATTTGCAACTACAACAATGATTAGTTATggaacattttttttaagttATGGAGCTCTTTATATTCCTTCATTTGGGATAATGAAAGCTTATGCAACCGTTGATCCAacattaaaagaattacaaaatgCCATTGGATTCTTTTTAATAGCTTGGGCtattttcagttttttcATGCTTTTATGTACTATGAAATCAGTCatttctttatttgttttatttgtattcatttttttcacattttttttacaagGTATTGGGTTTTTACTTGAACATCATGGTTTAATTAAAGCTGGTAATGTTTTTGGAATATTGGTCACTGCTGCTGGTCTTTTTAATGCTTGGGCTGGGGTTGCTACTAGTACTAATTCATATTTTGTCATTCCTATCACTTGGTTATCAAGACATCACGGGAAGTAA
- a CDS encoding uncharacterized protein (Ortholog of C. dubliniensis CD36 : Cd36_26020, Candida tropicalis MYA-3404 : CTRG_00984 and Candida albicans WO-1 : CAWG_01455), which produces MSRGGGYNSSYKGKRGGYQGNWNNGHGNNNNNNSNNGPYKKSSSNYKGNGKPQTDTYNGYQGKNNNNYNSNGGNKWNRNNNYQNNQSPNSYSRGGNYSPNNNSSIEPIIEENVDDSNNNKIFKYLNNNLKDYKKSIPQESANVRENHIKNRINNDIIVEYRAICRFFLMNFDKIEFVDVNRHSIQNYLQLIVDERHIDMEEHFKQFTLLDYMVQMVKDAFKLQRHIVFDGVTEEEYNKWKSEQDALEKSKTGAPKITFADEPFEFDEQLIDFEEAFEEDFNKENSNGNANNGDNNSNDKSIDTNGNKSGTSISVLPTVIEENETDSYIPSTSKFNQHQQEQKSTVETSWDSYRPSTRKTPVSSSNGLFVSDSEYSPQTQRSTSSLPSQSNSQQQQQQQQSSSPLSSQNQNNQYNQQNLQSTSTGRQLPPTGPKKYQTSPPQSNSSNYSPSSLSQPSHYRPTEPRFERRIRDYQTDEQPSEEEKLLIERRKRQKFEEKKALLGKVFNDKNDDNNNQDNNNSDNDSDIVTITPDDLFYQSKKKRKVEVDNVKDIDYKTFIERLKSYDRKKDKTKPKKDGSTKSVHPRYVDRRIMEVPNKFKKVLALID; this is translated from the coding sequence ATGAGTAGAGGTGGCGGTTATAACAGCTCATATAAAGGCAAAAGGGGAGGTTATCAAGGTAATTGGAATAATGGACATggcaataataataataataatagtaacaATGGTCCCTATAAGAAATCACTGTCCAATTATAAAGGTAATGGCAAACCACAAACAGATACCTACAACGGTTATCAAGGgaaaaataacaacaattacaacaGCAACGGAGGTAACAAATGGAATAGAAAtaacaattatcaaaataatcaatcCCCAAATTCCTATTCTCGCGGAGGAAACTATAGTCCCAATAATAACCTGTCTATTGAGCcaataattgaagaaaatgtgGATGATTCCAATAATAACaagattttcaaatatttaaataataatcttaaagattataaaaaatcaattcctCAAGAATCAGCCAATGTACGAGAAAATCATATTAAAAATCgaataaataatgatattattgttgaatataGAGCCATATGTCGATTTTTCttaatgaattttgataaaatagaatttgttgatgttaATCGacattcaattcaaaattatttacaattaattgttgatgaaagaCATATAGATATGGAAGAGcattttaaacaatttacTTTATTGGATTATATGGTACAAATGGTGAAAGATGCATTTAAATTACAAAGACATATAGTATTTGATGGAGttactgaagaagaatataataaatGGAAACTGGAACAAGATGCATtggaaaaatcaaaaacagGAGCACCAAAAATAACATTTGCTGATGAaccatttgaatttgatgaacaattgattgattttgaagaagcatttgaagaagattttAATAAAGAGAACAGCAACGGTAATGCTAATAACGGCGacaataatagtaatgataaatcaattgatactAATGGTAATAAACTGGGAACAAGTATAAGTGTTTTACCTACAgtaattgaagaaaatgaaacagATTCATATATACCCTCAACATCAAAGTTtaatcaacatcaacaagaacaaaaatCGACAGTTGAAACATCTTGGGATTCATATAGACCATCGACTCGTAAGACACCAGTATCAAGTAGTAATGGTTTATTTGTTAGTGATTCCGAATATTCACCACAAACACAAAGATCAACATCTAGTTTACCATCTCAATCTAattcacaacaacaacaacaacaacaacagtcatcatcaccattatCGTCACAGaaccaaaacaatcaatacaACCAACAGAATCTACAATCCACATCTACAGGGCGTCAATTACCACCTACAggaccaaaaaaatatcaaactTCACCTCCacaatcaaattcttcaaattattcaccatcatcattatcacaACCATCACATTATCGTCCAACAGAACCTAGATTTGAACGACGTATAAGAGATTATCAAACAGATGAACAACCATccgaagaagaaaaattattaattgaaagaagaaaacgacaaaaatttgaagaGAAAAAAGCATTATTAGGTAAAGTATTCAATGACAAAAATGATGACAATAATAACCAGGATAACAATAACCTGGATAATGACTCAGACATAGTTACAATAACTCCAgatgatttattttatcaactgaagaagaaaagaaaagttgaagttgataatgtaaaagatattgattataaaacatttattgaaagattGAAATCTTATGATCGAAAGAAAGATAAAACTAAACCTAAAAAAGATGGATCAACCAAATCAGTACATCCTAGATATGTTGATAGAAGGATTATGGAAGTACCTAATAAGTTTAAAAAAGTCCTTGCATTAATAGATTAA
- the TEN1 gene encoding Ten1p (Protein involved in telomere maintenance; forms a complex with Stn1; transcription is regulated upon yeast-hypha switch; Spider biofilm induced), with product MTKLILNPGDLSSIFPDISISNPQRIRILCQVIKYIPNESCLIIDKIPTVAESSTNKESLVKIDVFDILEDILSIEIINKGTIINIDGYYDGEKIQPIDIYEINGINFTIENIEILNQLNQMKSLT from the coding sequence ATgacaaaattaattttaaatccTGGTGATTTATCCCTGATATTCCCCGATATTTCTATATCTAACCCACAAAGAATTCGAATATTATGTCAAGTCATAAAATATATCCCTAATGAATCATGtctaataattgataaaatacCCACCGTAGCAGAATCGTCAACAAATAAGGAGTCTTTGGTTAAGATTGATGTATTTGATATATTGGAAGatatattatcaattgaaattataaataaaggaacaatcattaatattgatGGATATTATGATGgtgaaaaaattcaacCTATTGATATTTATGAAATTAATGGGATTAATTTCACgattgaaaatattgaaatattaaatcaattgaatcaaatgaaaAGTTTAACATAA
- the SLN1 gene encoding Sln1p (Histidine kinase involved in a two-component signaling pathway that regulates cell wall biosynthesis; mutants are sensitive to growth on H2O2 medium; rat catheter and Spider biofilm induced) encodes MRRLKIGIRPQLIIIVCFASLFSLLILGIVTGIYFSANLKNLRLERLLVISQLKRTQVQQAIQYIAYQVMTVSEVDSLTVPLSNYRAGNNSKAVFSEAQNYLQQYVLTTDSFTAARLYDLDLQVVASSFDNMTLISESAQDVVYPLQPNRSMPPVLGTPSGLYFTGPIANNSDNFNSRYFMGITVPVLSNSSIILSQPSISGYLTIVAAAESIRSALNSTSEDDYQAMAVQPVYGDPQKGIDNLSQNAYNGDNEVIGFKLVFPVENSLLEAGTIYNINSSSSMKTALASNSGTATGVKSFFGKKVAIGFSRISVQDNLNWSIVIVQSNSVFNGPANKLRKITIGVVIGIGAFMCFVTFPLAVWFIRPITKLKEATEAITKYKKEKLNSVNSNSPTSGSGSGSGSGSGSRANSDSSADQSLSLDTGKRNSINSSSFSSSYSTGIRLPARIPRSKKIFKDELTELSEAFNIMTEELDKQYTHLEDRVKLRTKELEASKIQAEAANEAKTVFIANISHELRTPLNGILGMTSIAMEEEDPNVIHDSLKLIHRSGELLLHILTELLTYSKNTLNRSKLEKSNFQILEIVYQVRSIFNKLAHDQRVNFKILVKPNIFRKLIIYGDSNRIIQIVMNLVSNSLKFTPVDGSVSVSFKLLGEYDHERSKKLDYKKVCILNDSSSSTVAVPPPTPPSDTKPNPKPKSTPTPKPDPTRSHLVDHNNRSANTTSPLTPVRKPTNQTKNKSITNNVTKQNMKIRKKKKTNKNLHNNNNNNKNDNSDFLMNRRLSGSHKFNNTNDEELSPTAIEKNIDKYLTSSADSDNISVTTLSTVQYETTIFESQFKSKPLPALPVDAKPQVSGKIDENDVNDEDPSGGSIKDDDSEDTINEKQGISSSPSSSSSSNEKQENSPRSNDSTTVTVTRPRHNMMPSAQDFKSYPTFDKKPEYDSNMSNNEIVKNNRVYRIRNMYQPKVWVIQIEVTDTGPGIEPALQEKVFEPFVQGDQTLSRSYGGTGLGLSICRQLATMMHGTLTLKSTIGKGSTFTLTLPLPQTGEIMVPPEDMAEFCEDEFNPAAKINRKVAFEDGDIDTESQQQENPSSEEDTQGDRNVQSSTSSSPPNSSSTDSALPASDSSDIGGTNKSKTTSHGNNKNINAKKRIITNSSASSTKGTKRHTNNDGGGGVNGNHSDDNKDLTLTIDKPSLFTRGSTGTANSGTTSSHSDKKILYPTPTTTTTTTTTTDHTTVLDDISHLRVLVAEDNSVNQEVISRMLKQEGITNLTMACNGAKAIDFVKESIENNENFDLIFMDVQMPEVDGLKATKMIRKNLQYNKPIIALTAFADESNVKECLNSGMSGFITKPISKTNIKKVLVEFLSNEVVTS; translated from the coding sequence ATGAGGAGATTAAAGATTGGGATTCGACCCCAATTAATCataattgtttgttttgcatcgttgttttcattattgattttgggTATTGTAACAGGAATATATTTTAGTGCCAATTTAAAAAACCTACGATTAGAAAGACTACTAGTTATATCCCAATTAAAAAGAACTCAAGTACAACAAGCAATACAATATATTGCCTATCAAGTGATGACAGTATCGGAAGTAGATTCATTAACGGTTccattatcaaattatcGAGCTGGTAATAATTCCAAAGCAGTTTTCCTGGAAGcacaaaattatttacaaCAATATGTCCTTACCACTGATTCATTTACTGCAGCTAGATTATATGATTTGGATTTACAAGTTGTAGCATCTAGTTTTGATAATATGACTTTAATTTCTGAAAGTGCTCAAGATGTGGTTTATCCTTTACAACCAAATAGATCAATGCCTCCGGTATTAGGTACTCCACTGGGATTATATTTTACTGGTCCCATTGCCAATAATTCggataattttaattcaagGTATTTTATGGGGATCACCGTACCGGTGCTATCGAATAGTTCGATTATTTTACTGCAGCCATCAATTTCAGGGTATCTCACCATTGTAGCAGCAGCAGAATCCATTCGTTCAGCATTAAATTCTACTAGTGAAGATGATTATCAAGCTATGGCAGTACAACCAGTATATGGAGATCCTCAAAAGGGGATAGATAATCTACTGCAAAATGCTTATAATGGAGACAATGAAGTTATTGGATTCAAATTAGTTTTCCCAGTGGAAAATAGTTTATTAGAAGCTGGTACCATATATAATAtcaattcatcttcatcgaTGAAAACTGCATTAGCATCAAATTCCGGTACAGCAACTGGCGTCAAATCATTTTTTGGTAAAAAAGTTGCCATTGGATTTTCAAGAATAAGTGTTCAAGATAATTTAAATTGGtcaattgttattgttcAATCTAATTCTGTTTTCAATGGGCCCGCTAATAAACTACGAAAAATAACTATAGGCGTTGTCATTGGAATTGGAGCATTCATGTGTTTTGTTACATTCCCGTTGGCAGTTTGGTTTATACGGCCGattacaaaattaaaagagGCCACAGAAGCCATTACCAAATacaaaaaggaaaaattaaatagtGTCAACAGTAATAGCCCCACTTCTGGTTCTGGTTCTGGTTCTGGATCTGGTTCTGGATCAAGAGCTAATTCAGATTCTTCAGCAGACCAATCACTACTGTTAGATACGGGGAAACGAAATAGTATAAATTCgtcatcattttcatcaagtTATTCTACGGGGATAAGACTACCGGCAAGAATACCAAGAtcgaaaaaaatatttaaagaTGAATTGACTGAATTATCAGAAGCATTTAATATTATGACAGAAGAATTAGATAAACAATATACTCATTTAGAGGATCGAGTGAAATTACGTacaaaagaattggaagCATCTAAAATTCAAGCCGAAGCAGCTAATGAAGCTAAAACTGTTTTCATTGCTAATATATCTCATGAATTACGTACACCCTTAAATGGTATATTAGGTATGACCTCAATTGCCatggaagaagaagatccTAATGTAATTCATGATTCATTAAAGTTAATTCATCGATCTGgagaattattattacataTTTTAACTGAATTATTAACATATTCTAAAAATACTTTAAATCGAtcaaaattagaaaaatctaatttccaaattttaGAAATTGTTTATCAAGTTCgatcaatttttaataaattagcTCATGATCAAAGagttaattttaaaattttagTGAAACCAAATATTTTCCGAAAATTAATCATTTATGGAGATTCTAATcgaattattcaaattgttaTGAATTTAGTatctaattcattaaaatttaCTCCTGTGGATGGATCAGTATCGGTTTCATTTAAATTGTTAGGTGAATATGATCATGAAAGGTctaaaaaattggattatAAAAAAGTTTGTATTTTGAATGATTCTAGTAGTAGTACAGTAGCAGTGCCACCTCCAACACCTCCATCAGATACTAAACCTAACCCAAAACCTAAATCCACACCTACACCTAAACCAGATCCCACAAGACTGCATTTGGTTGATCATAATAATAGACTGGCCAATACTACATCACCATTAACACCTGTACGGAAACcaacaaatcaaaccaaaaataagAGTATTACCAATAATGTAACTAAACAGAATATGAAAAtcagaaagaaaaagaaaaccaacaaaaacctccacaacaacaacaataacaacaaaaatgataatagtGATTTTCTTATGAATAGAAGATTAAGCGGTTCCcataaatttaataataccaaTGACGAAGAATTAAGTCCTACAGcaatagaaaaaaatattgataaatatttaactTCATCTGCTGATAGTGATAATATTAGTGTAACTACGTTATCAACTGTACAATATGAAACCACCATATTTGAATCAcaatttaaatcaaaaccATTACCTGCTTTGCCCGTAGATGCAAAACCACAAGTATCGGGAAAAATAGATGAGAATGACGTTAATGACGAAGACCCTAGTGGTGGCAGTATTAAGGATGATGATAGCGAGGATACCATAAATGAAAAGCAAGGTATTCTGTCATCgccttcttcttcttcttcctccaATGAAAAGCAAGAGAATCTGCCTCGGTCAAATGATTCTACAACGGTGACTGTTACACGACCACGTCATAATATGATGCCTCTGGCTCAAGATTTCAAAAGTTATCCaacatttgataaaaaacCAGAATATGATTCTAATATGtctaataatgaaattgttaaaaataATCGAGTATATAGAATTCGAAATATGTATCAACCAAAAGTTTGGGTAATTCAGATTGAAGTTACAGATACAGGGCCAGGTATTGAACCCGcattacaagaaaaagtaTTTGAACCATTTGTTCAAGGTGATCAAACATTATCAAGAAGTTATGGTGGTACGGGATTAGGATTAAGTATATGTCGACAATTAGCCACAATGATGCATGGAACTTTAACTTTAAAATCAACCATTGGTAAAGGTTCAACTTTCACATTAACTTTACCATTACCACAAACTGGAGAAATTATGGTACCTCCTGAAGATATGGCAGAATTTTGTGAAGATGAATTTAACCCAGCAGCAAAAATTAATAGAAAAGTTGCATTTGAAGATGGTGATATTGATACTGAgtcacaacaacaagaaaatcCCTCATCAGAAGAAGATACGCAAGGGGATCGAAACGTTCAATCATCCACTTCATCGTCACCaccaaattcttcatccaCTGATTCAGCATTACCTGCTTCAGACTCGTCTGATATTGGAGGTACCAATAAATCTAAAACAACAAGTCATggcaacaataaaaatatcaatgCAAAGAAACGAATCATAACAAATTCTTCTGCATCTTCAACTAAGGGTACCAAGAGACACACCAATaatgatggtggtggtggtgttaaTGGTAATCATagtgatgataataaagaCCTTACCCttacaattgataaacCACTGTTATTTACTCGAGGATCAACTGGTACTGCCAATTCCGGTACCACTTCATCTCATTCCgataaaaaaatactttATCCAACACCTACaactactacaacaacaacaacaacaacagacCATACTACTGTATTGGATGATATATCACATTTGAGAGTTTTAGTAGCTGAAGATAATCTGGTGAATCAAGAAGTTATTTCACGGATGTTAAAACAAGAAGGAATAACTAATCTTACTATGGCATGTAATGGAGCTAAAGccattgattttgttaaagaatcaattgaaaataatgaaaattttgatttaatatttaTGGATGTTCAAATGCCTGAAGTTGATGGATTAAAAGCTACAAAAATGattagaaaaaatttacaatatAATAAACCAATTATTGCCTTAACAGCATTTGCTGATGAAAGTAATGTTAAAGAATGTTTGAATTCTGGTATGAGTGGATTTATTACAAAACCAATTAGTAAAACTAATATAAAGAAAGttcttgttgaatttttatcaaatgaaGTCGTTACTTCATAA